A genomic region of Pseudoalteromonas piscicida contains the following coding sequences:
- the trpCF gene encoding bifunctional indole-3-glycerol-phosphate synthase TrpC/phosphoribosylanthranilate isomerase TrpF, protein MANVLEKIVADKVEELKARKAQRPLSDFIDEVTPTTLNFTAALAQAGTQFILECKKASPSKGLIRSHFDLTEITSVYRKYATCISVLTDEKYFQGSYEYLATVRKLVDQPLICKDFFIDEYQVYLARLHGGDAILLMLSVLNDEEYLALASVAKSLNMSILTEVSNEEEVTRALALDAELIGINNRDLRDLSTDLATTEKLRKLIPEDKVVISESGIYTHRDVKRLSPICDGFLVGSSLMAEQDLELACRRLILGENKVCGLTRSQDAQAAYEAGAVYGGLIFYPKSPRYVDIDCAKAVADSAPLKYVGVFVNAPLEQVAEYAQILKLSAVQLHGNEDELYIDTLRKQLPVTCQIWKAQGVDTALPSPFAGVDKQLYDTKTDTAFGGTGQVFDWQLLNRSSSNYMLAGGLNPDNIHGAVNIGADGLDLNSGVEQSPGKKCAQKIANAFTQIRKY, encoded by the coding sequence ATGGCTAACGTATTAGAAAAAATTGTTGCCGATAAAGTCGAAGAATTAAAAGCGCGTAAGGCGCAGCGTCCGCTAAGTGACTTTATCGACGAAGTAACCCCCACCACGCTTAACTTCACCGCTGCGTTGGCGCAAGCTGGGACCCAATTTATTTTAGAGTGCAAAAAGGCGTCGCCTTCAAAAGGCCTTATTCGCTCACATTTTGATTTGACTGAAATTACCAGTGTTTATCGTAAGTACGCGACATGTATTAGTGTACTAACCGACGAAAAATACTTTCAAGGCAGTTATGAATACCTTGCCACGGTGAGAAAGCTGGTTGATCAGCCTCTGATCTGTAAAGACTTCTTTATTGATGAATACCAAGTTTATCTCGCCCGCTTACACGGTGGCGATGCCATTCTTTTGATGTTGTCTGTATTAAATGACGAAGAGTATTTGGCACTAGCGAGCGTGGCCAAATCACTTAATATGTCGATTTTAACGGAAGTAAGTAACGAAGAAGAAGTGACAAGAGCGCTTGCGTTAGATGCTGAACTTATCGGTATTAACAACCGTGATCTCAGAGACTTATCAACGGATTTAGCAACTACAGAGAAACTAAGAAAGTTAATCCCCGAAGACAAAGTCGTGATTTCAGAGTCTGGTATATACACACACCGCGATGTGAAACGCTTATCACCGATTTGTGACGGCTTTTTGGTTGGTAGTTCACTGATGGCTGAACAGGACTTAGAACTTGCTTGTAGACGCTTGATTTTGGGCGAAAACAAAGTGTGTGGTCTTACACGAAGCCAAGATGCGCAAGCAGCTTATGAAGCTGGCGCGGTATACGGCGGTCTTATCTTTTATCCAAAATCGCCTCGTTATGTCGACATTGATTGTGCGAAGGCTGTCGCCGATAGCGCACCACTCAAGTACGTTGGTGTGTTTGTTAACGCACCGCTTGAACAAGTTGCAGAGTATGCGCAAATATTAAAACTGAGCGCAGTGCAATTACATGGCAATGAAGATGAGCTGTACATCGATACCCTGCGAAAACAACTTCCAGTTACCTGTCAAATTTGGAAAGCACAAGGTGTGGACACAGCACTGCCAAGCCCCTTCGCTGGCGTAGACAAGCAATTGTACGATACCAAAACCGACACTGCATTTGGTGGCACGGGACAAGTGTTTGATTGGCAGCTATTAAATCGTAGTTCGAGCAATTATATGTTGGCTGGCGGCCTAAACCCCGACAATATTCACGGCGCCGTTAATATAGGTGCCGATGGTCTTGACCTAAATTCAGGCGTTGAGCAATCGCCTGGTAAAAAATGCGCTCAAAAAATCGCTAACGCGTTTACACAAATTCGAAAATATTGA
- the trpB gene encoding tryptophan synthase subunit beta, with the protein MSNSAYFGDFGGMFVPELLVPALKQLEQEFYKSQKDPEFQQEFYQLLNEFAGRPTPLTKTRNLVKNPKVKLYLKREDLLHGGAHKTNQVLGQALLTKRMGKKEVIAETGAGQHGVATALACSLLGLKCRVYMGAKDVKRQQPNVFRMRLMGAEVIPVTAGSGTLKDAVNEALRDWSANYKTAHYLLGTAAGPHPFPTIVREFQKMIGEEAKQQVLKAEGRLPDAVIACVGGGSNAIGMFADFIDEKDVKLIGVEPAGKGLDTDEHGAALCKGSKGILHGAYTYIMQNKDGQIEESYSVSAGLDYPAVGPQHAYLHETGRAQYVGITDTEALNAFQALAKHEGIIPALESSHALAYALKYAEAQTEETVIVVNLSGRGDKDLAHVHQVLSERGEL; encoded by the coding sequence ATGAGTAATTCAGCTTATTTTGGTGACTTCGGAGGCATGTTTGTGCCCGAGTTACTCGTACCTGCGTTAAAGCAGTTAGAACAGGAATTTTATAAATCACAAAAAGACCCAGAATTTCAGCAGGAGTTTTATCAACTTTTGAATGAATTTGCGGGTCGCCCAACACCACTGACCAAGACACGCAACTTAGTTAAAAACCCTAAGGTCAAACTGTACTTAAAGCGTGAAGATTTACTTCACGGTGGTGCACACAAGACCAACCAAGTGTTAGGTCAAGCGCTCTTAACCAAACGTATGGGTAAAAAAGAAGTCATTGCTGAAACCGGCGCTGGACAACATGGTGTTGCAACCGCCCTAGCCTGCTCCTTACTCGGCTTAAAGTGCCGAGTATACATGGGGGCTAAAGATGTTAAGCGTCAGCAACCAAACGTATTTAGAATGCGTTTGATGGGTGCGGAAGTTATCCCAGTTACCGCTGGCTCAGGCACATTAAAAGACGCGGTAAATGAAGCATTACGTGACTGGTCTGCAAACTACAAAACGGCACATTATTTACTCGGCACGGCTGCAGGTCCTCACCCGTTCCCGACGATTGTCCGTGAGTTCCAAAAAATGATTGGTGAAGAGGCGAAACAACAAGTACTAAAAGCGGAAGGTCGTTTGCCTGATGCGGTTATCGCTTGTGTGGGCGGCGGCTCAAATGCTATTGGTATGTTCGCAGACTTTATTGACGAAAAAGACGTTAAATTAATCGGGGTGGAACCGGCTGGTAAAGGCCTAGATACCGATGAGCACGGCGCTGCACTATGTAAAGGAAGTAAAGGCATCTTGCACGGCGCCTATACCTATATCATGCAGAACAAAGATGGCCAAATTGAAGAATCTTACTCTGTGTCAGCGGGTCTTGACTACCCAGCGGTTGGTCCACAACACGCCTACCTTCATGAAACAGGCCGCGCGCAGTATGTTGGCATTACTGACACTGAAGCATTAAATGCCTTTCAAGCGCTTGCCAAACACGAAGGTATTATTCCAGCCTTAGAGTCGAGCCATGCTCTGGCATACGCATTAAAATATGCAGAAGCGCAAACTGAAGAAACGGTGATTGTTGTTAACTTAAGTGGTCGCGGAGACAAAGACTTAGCTCACGTCCACCAGGTACTATCTGAGCGAGGTGAACTATGA
- the trpA gene encoding tryptophan synthase subunit alpha, translating to MRRYDAMFAHLNEKSQGAFVPFVTIGDPDKALSIEIIKSLIDGGADALELGIPFSDPIADGPVIQAANIRALEQDVNTQDCLEIIAEIRRYNSDIPIGLLLYSNLIFARGIEQFYQDAKTAGVDSILVADVPLHEAKPFRLTAMANDIAPIFIATPNACDDTLRECATRGRGYTYLLSRAGVTGTETTAQMPATEMITKLIEYHAAPPLLGFGISEPEHVKHAISSGAAGAISGSAVVKIIEKHLDDPSTMCFELKTFVERMKAATQK from the coding sequence ATGAGACGTTATGACGCGATGTTCGCGCACTTAAATGAAAAAAGCCAAGGTGCATTCGTTCCTTTCGTAACGATTGGCGATCCCGATAAGGCACTCAGTATTGAGATCATCAAAAGCCTGATTGACGGTGGCGCTGATGCATTGGAGCTCGGTATTCCATTTTCCGATCCCATCGCCGATGGTCCGGTTATCCAAGCGGCTAACATCCGTGCATTAGAGCAAGATGTTAATACGCAAGACTGTCTTGAGATCATCGCTGAAATTCGTCGTTACAATAGCGATATTCCAATTGGCTTGTTGCTTTACTCAAACTTGATTTTTGCTCGGGGTATTGAGCAGTTTTATCAAGACGCCAAAACTGCGGGTGTGGATTCTATCTTAGTTGCTGATGTGCCACTGCACGAAGCCAAACCGTTTAGGCTCACTGCAATGGCAAATGACATCGCGCCAATTTTCATTGCCACACCGAATGCCTGCGATGATACGTTACGAGAATGCGCCACCCGAGGTCGTGGCTATACTTATTTACTTTCGCGCGCAGGCGTGACTGGCACAGAAACGACGGCACAAATGCCGGCAACAGAGATGATCACCAAACTTATCGAGTATCATGCTGCGCCGCCACTGCTAGGGTTTGGTATTTCTGAACCGGAGCATGTAAAGCATGCGATTAGCTCAGGTGCGGCAGGTGCAATTAGTGGCTCGGCGGTGGTGAAAATCATCGAAAAACATTTGGATGATCCTAGCACCATGTGCTTTGAGTTAAAAACCTTTGTTGAGCGAATGAAAGCTGCAACGCAGAAGTAA
- a CDS encoding IS1182 family transposase, with translation MLKDKTPQQYELEMVAIDQLVPKDHLVRLIDLAIDFEFIRDEVAHLYCKNNGRPAVDPVRMFKILFLGYLFGIQSERRLIKEIQVNVAYRWFLGMGLTEDVIHHSTLSQNRIKRFKDSNIYQSIFDNIVRQAMKQKLIGGYSLFADSTHLKANANKKRYDIEDLKVSPSVYVEQLNEAVLQDREGEGKKPLKCKEETTCTKPTKVSRTDPDSGFMVRDEKPKGFFYLDHRIVDGKHGIIVDTHATAGNVHDSQPIISRLDRALDTFALNPIAVGLDAGYFTAAVCHNLEERQLVGVLGYRRPNKKKGYFAKREYQYQADTDTYLCPQGETLIYKTTSRTGYRHYHSDPSKCGRCPVRNQCTASKNQTKVITRHVWQSSVENANAIRLSDWGKKLYRRRAETVERSFADAKQHHGHRYCRYRGLSKVTAQCLLAAACQNMKKMALMAAH, from the coding sequence ATGCTTAAAGACAAAACCCCTCAGCAATATGAACTAGAAATGGTTGCTATCGACCAATTGGTTCCAAAAGACCATTTAGTTCGCCTGATTGACCTTGCGATTGATTTCGAATTCATCCGCGATGAAGTCGCCCATCTCTACTGTAAAAACAATGGTCGCCCAGCGGTTGACCCAGTGCGAATGTTCAAGATTTTATTTCTTGGATACCTGTTTGGCATTCAAAGCGAGCGTCGCTTGATTAAGGAAATCCAAGTCAATGTCGCATATCGTTGGTTTTTAGGTATGGGACTAACTGAAGATGTCATCCACCACTCGACGCTAAGCCAAAACCGCATAAAGCGCTTTAAAGACAGCAATATTTATCAATCCATCTTCGATAACATTGTCCGCCAAGCGATGAAACAAAAACTCATAGGTGGCTATAGCTTATTTGCTGACAGTACACACCTCAAAGCCAATGCCAATAAAAAGCGCTATGACATAGAAGACTTAAAAGTCAGTCCTTCAGTGTATGTAGAGCAATTGAACGAAGCAGTACTGCAAGACCGGGAGGGTGAAGGAAAAAAGCCCCTGAAGTGTAAGGAAGAAACAACTTGCACAAAACCAACCAAAGTCAGCCGCACCGACCCAGATAGCGGGTTTATGGTACGGGATGAAAAGCCAAAAGGGTTCTTCTATCTAGACCATCGAATTGTGGATGGTAAACACGGCATTATTGTTGATACACACGCCACCGCAGGCAATGTCCATGACTCACAACCTATTATCAGTCGACTCGACAGAGCGCTCGATACCTTTGCACTCAACCCTATCGCGGTTGGGCTAGATGCAGGCTATTTTACCGCCGCGGTATGCCACAATCTGGAAGAAAGGCAATTAGTTGGCGTGCTGGGGTATCGAAGACCAAATAAAAAGAAAGGCTACTTCGCCAAACGTGAGTATCAATATCAAGCCGATACAGATACTTACCTGTGCCCGCAAGGTGAAACTCTAATCTACAAAACAACAAGCCGAACAGGCTATCGTCACTATCATTCCGACCCGAGCAAATGTGGACGCTGTCCAGTCAGAAATCAATGTACAGCCAGTAAAAATCAAACCAAAGTTATAACGCGGCATGTTTGGCAATCGAGCGTAGAAAACGCCAATGCGATTAGGCTGAGCGACTGGGGTAAAAAGCTCTATCGACGACGAGCCGAAACGGTGGAAAGAAGCTTCGCTGATGCGAAACAACATCATGGACATCGCTACTGCAGATATAGAGGTCTGTCAAAAGTGACCGCGCAGTGCTTGTTAGCAGCGGCATGTCAAAATATGAAGAAAATGGCGCTCATGGCTGCACACTAG
- a CDS encoding HU family DNA-binding protein: MNKSDLVTKMAEISGLTKKDSQAVLNVILQATKKRLSEGDQMQINGLGTFALSYHPPKQGRNPQTGETITIEGQNKVLFKPAKALKDNLR, translated from the coding sequence ATGAATAAGAGCGATTTAGTTACAAAAATGGCGGAAATTAGTGGATTAACAAAGAAAGATTCACAGGCGGTGTTAAATGTCATTTTACAGGCCACTAAAAAGCGCTTGTCAGAAGGCGATCAGATGCAAATTAATGGACTTGGGACATTCGCGTTAAGTTATCATCCCCCAAAGCAAGGACGTAATCCTCAAACAGGTGAGACCATCACCATTGAGGGACAAAACAAGGTATTGTTTAAGCCAGCTAAAGCCTTAAAAGATAACTTGCGTTAA
- a CDS encoding inner membrane-spanning protein YciB has product MSFLIEYLPLILFFAVYKFVDIFWATGVLIIASLIQVAHQYITKREVAKRHWVFLAIALILGGMTIFFHDEQFIKWKATIIYAILGAALLISRYLFNKNLVKGALEGVLKSVAEKEKSEIDIDLPAKDCDQLNLFWAVLLFFIAGLNLYVAYHFSLDFWVNFKVFGLIGITFVALLFTMFKIQKYLPEE; this is encoded by the coding sequence ATGTCATTTTTAATTGAGTACTTACCGCTCATCTTATTTTTTGCGGTTTATAAGTTTGTCGATATTTTTTGGGCAACGGGAGTGCTAATCATCGCCTCTCTTATACAGGTCGCACACCAATACATCACTAAGCGCGAAGTCGCAAAACGTCATTGGGTATTCTTAGCGATTGCATTGATCCTTGGTGGGATGACGATTTTCTTCCATGATGAGCAGTTTATTAAATGGAAAGCCACGATTATTTATGCCATTTTAGGTGCGGCACTGCTCATATCCAGATACCTGTTTAATAAAAACTTGGTAAAAGGCGCACTCGAAGGCGTATTAAAGTCAGTTGCTGAAAAGGAAAAAAGCGAGATTGATATTGATTTACCAGCCAAAGACTGCGACCAATTAAATCTATTTTGGGCAGTATTACTTTTCTTCATCGCAGGCCTAAACCTTTACGTTGCGTACCACTTCTCTCTTGATTTTTGGGTGAACTTTAAAGTCTTTGGTTTAATTGGGATCACCTTCGTTGCACTCCTCTTTACCATGTTTAAAATTCAAAAATATTTACCTGAAGAGTAA
- a CDS encoding CPBP family intramembrane glutamic endopeptidase translates to MNASQYRWCELVFVFFVLPIVAYQFRDHLNNWLFPALIILMAVCTHLLLTDPHFKRFRLTSLGEFSSVKKRLFTTFFAGAMFSAMLYGLVSQGNWFSLPLNSPSDWLLLLIAYPILSVLPQELIFRSYFFHRYKRILPNKNNRVLLSALVFALAHCVYDNWIAVALSFVGGLLFSYTYAHSRSLAVCVLEHSLWGLWMFTIGIGQYLDSGVKF, encoded by the coding sequence TTGAACGCAAGCCAATACCGGTGGTGTGAACTCGTATTTGTATTCTTTGTCCTGCCCATTGTCGCTTATCAATTCCGTGATCACCTCAACAATTGGCTTTTTCCAGCACTGATCATTTTAATGGCAGTCTGTACCCATTTACTACTAACCGACCCCCATTTCAAACGATTTAGGTTAACCAGTTTGGGAGAGTTTTCGTCCGTCAAAAAACGTTTATTCACCACGTTTTTCGCAGGTGCGATGTTTTCAGCCATGCTCTATGGTTTAGTTAGTCAAGGAAATTGGTTTTCCCTGCCGCTCAATTCACCCAGCGATTGGTTATTATTATTAATTGCCTACCCTATTCTTTCCGTCTTACCACAAGAATTAATTTTTAGGAGCTACTTCTTTCATCGCTATAAAAGGATTTTACCGAATAAGAACAATCGAGTTTTGCTAAGTGCATTAGTGTTTGCGCTTGCGCACTGCGTCTACGACAACTGGATAGCCGTGGCGTTATCTTTTGTTGGAGGGCTACTATTTTCTTATACCTACGCACATAGTCGCTCGCTTGCGGTGTGTGTGTTAGAGCATAGCCTGTGGGGGCTGTGGATGTTTACAATAGGAATTGGGCAGTACTTAGATTCGGGCGTGAAATTTTAG
- a CDS encoding sodium-dependent transporter: MSANREHFSSRLGFILAAAGSAVGIGNLVGFPVSAAKNGGGAFLLIYALFVVFICLPVMMAEMAMGRKAQKDPFGAYKLLSNHDKKWSIAGFLAVLTPFMIAVFYMVITVWIFGFLAQTALGNLDVLASPKYFGTFINDTNVFIYMLIVGVIVNLILVGGVKEGIEKAAKLLMPALFVMLIGLVAYVLTLDNAMAGVRYYIVPDFEKMNASVLNGALSQAFFSLSLGMGILITYASYISKKDDIVGSSKMVAITDSLVAFIAGLMVLPAIFSFNPNTDPSKLSDSSVSMIFDYLPKLLLALQDDIGYVGASIVAGTFFLLVFFAAITSLVSIVEVPTATLMEEKCISRKKALIILALTTGILTVLSTMSFGMVDWLTSFVSYGDAQKSFFDLIYDVFYDTILPLNGLLLCLFVTYRWKKSGLNEELAQGSEGYVGSFTEKYINFSLSTFIPVILLAIFINTVATKYFAFSIFGF, encoded by the coding sequence ATGAGTGCAAACCGTGAGCATTTTAGCTCTCGATTAGGGTTTATCCTTGCCGCTGCGGGTTCTGCTGTTGGTATTGGTAACTTAGTCGGCTTTCCTGTTTCCGCCGCAAAAAATGGTGGTGGGGCATTTTTACTAATCTATGCACTATTTGTAGTGTTTATCTGTTTACCTGTCATGATGGCCGAAATGGCAATGGGTAGGAAAGCCCAAAAAGACCCGTTTGGCGCATATAAGCTACTATCTAATCATGATAAAAAGTGGTCAATAGCTGGATTCTTGGCTGTACTCACGCCGTTTATGATTGCCGTCTTCTATATGGTTATTACCGTTTGGATTTTTGGCTTTTTAGCGCAAACAGCTTTAGGTAACTTAGATGTACTCGCCTCTCCGAAGTACTTTGGTACTTTTATCAACGATACCAATGTTTTCATCTACATGTTGATTGTGGGCGTTATTGTTAACCTTATTTTGGTTGGCGGTGTAAAAGAAGGGATTGAAAAAGCGGCTAAGTTACTCATGCCAGCGTTATTTGTCATGTTGATTGGCCTTGTCGCATACGTGCTAACCCTTGATAACGCGATGGCAGGTGTACGCTATTACATCGTTCCTGACTTCGAAAAGATGAATGCAAGTGTGCTAAATGGCGCGTTATCACAGGCGTTCTTTTCACTGTCTTTAGGTATGGGTATATTGATCACCTATGCTTCCTATATTTCTAAGAAAGACGACATTGTCGGTAGCTCTAAAATGGTCGCTATTACAGATTCATTAGTGGCATTCATTGCAGGTTTGATGGTACTTCCGGCTATCTTTAGTTTTAATCCGAATACAGATCCAAGTAAGTTATCGGACTCTTCAGTATCTATGATTTTCGATTACTTACCTAAATTGTTATTGGCTTTACAAGATGACATTGGTTACGTCGGTGCTTCAATTGTTGCAGGTACTTTCTTTTTGCTGGTTTTCTTTGCCGCGATAACGTCGCTTGTGTCAATTGTCGAGGTGCCTACCGCGACGTTGATGGAAGAAAAATGTATTTCACGTAAAAAGGCACTGATTATCTTAGCGTTGACCACAGGTATTTTGACTGTGTTATCTACTATGTCTTTTGGAATGGTGGACTGGCTTACAAGTTTTGTAAGTTATGGCGATGCTCAGAAGAGCTTCTTTGACCTAATTTACGACGTGTTTTACGATACTATTTTACCGTTGAATGGTTTGCTGTTGTGTCTATTCGTTACTTATCGCTGGAAAAAATCTGGTTTGAATGAAGAATTAGCGCAAGGCTCAGAAGGGTACGTAGGTAGCTTTACTGAGAAATATATTAATTTCTCTCTATCTACATTCATCCCTGTGATCCTGTTGGCTATTTTTATTAATACCGTTGCAACCAAGTATTTTGCATTCAGTATCTTTGGCTTCTAG
- a CDS encoding YciI family protein — MLYMIYSTDAENSLAKRLATRPAHLARLEELKQQGRLFAAGPLPAIDSEDPGEAGFTGSLVIAEFENLESAQQWASADPYIDAGVYTASIVKPYKRVLP, encoded by the coding sequence ATGCTTTACATGATCTATTCAACCGACGCTGAAAATTCATTAGCAAAACGTCTTGCTACGCGCCCTGCTCACTTAGCGCGTTTAGAAGAATTAAAACAACAAGGTCGATTGTTTGCTGCAGGCCCGTTACCAGCTATTGACTCGGAAGATCCCGGTGAAGCGGGTTTTACGGGTTCTTTGGTTATTGCTGAGTTTGAAAACTTAGAAAGTGCGCAGCAATGGGCGAGCGCCGATCCCTATATTGATGCTGGTGTCTATACTGCTAGTATTGTAAAACCGTACAAGCGAGTTCTGCCATAA
- a CDS encoding PepSY domain-containing protein: MRLQLTLLALILAFASSVADANSRNDKNVKTITKKEAVSLALDKYAGKTLKISEENQFFVVRILQPDGRIVDLKVNKKTGEVNKD; this comes from the coding sequence ATGCGATTGCAACTCACTCTCTTAGCGTTGATCTTGGCGTTCGCTTCGAGTGTAGCAGACGCCAATAGCCGCAATGATAAGAATGTAAAGACGATTACAAAAAAAGAAGCTGTGTCTCTGGCGCTTGATAAGTATGCTGGGAAGACGCTTAAGATTTCTGAAGAAAATCAGTTTTTTGTGGTAAGAATTCTCCAACCAGATGGTCGAATTGTTGACTTAAAAGTCAACAAGAAGACAGGTGAAGTAAATAAGGACTAA
- a CDS encoding response regulator transcription factor — translation MRILVIEDDIQLAENLRNALEKEKYSVDLCHDGESGLFHLEEYPLDMAVIDLGLPKLDGIEIIRRARANGVKIPILILTARDRWQDKVEGLDAGADDYLTKPFHVEELIARCNALIRRSAGQANPEICIGPIKIHTRSQQVWVNDNELSLTAYEYKVLEYLMVNPQKVISKSELTEHIYDQDFDLDSNVIEVFVLRLRKKLDPDGTLNPVETLRGRGYRFKNQW, via the coding sequence ATGCGTATTTTAGTTATCGAAGACGATATTCAACTAGCAGAAAACCTGCGAAATGCATTAGAGAAAGAAAAATATAGCGTTGACTTGTGTCATGATGGTGAGTCTGGATTATTTCACCTTGAAGAATATCCGTTAGATATGGCAGTGATCGATCTCGGTTTGCCAAAACTTGACGGTATTGAAATTATCCGTAGAGCACGTGCTAACGGCGTTAAGATCCCTATTTTAATCTTAACGGCACGTGATCGCTGGCAAGACAAGGTAGAAGGCCTTGATGCTGGAGCTGATGACTACCTCACTAAACCGTTTCATGTTGAAGAACTGATTGCGCGCTGTAATGCACTGATTAGACGTAGCGCTGGACAAGCAAATCCAGAGATTTGTATTGGGCCAATCAAAATCCATACTCGCTCACAGCAAGTCTGGGTTAACGATAACGAGCTATCACTAACGGCCTATGAATATAAAGTTTTAGAATACTTAATGGTTAACCCACAAAAAGTTATTTCTAAATCTGAACTCACAGAGCACATATACGATCAGGACTTTGACTTAGACTCTAACGTTATTGAAGTGTTTGTCTTAAGACTGCGTAAAAAGCTAGACCCTGATGGCACTCTGAACCCTGTTGAAACCCTTAGAGGACGTGGATATAGGTTCAAAAATCAGTGGTAA
- a CDS encoding ATP-binding protein → MVNSSQISLKIRQGFILVFVLIIALPALFFSVGRAYYSSLVDATEKTLEAHLYSLISEVEFVSNGLEMPRSILAPELNRLNSDTYALVYQDNSLVWYSESAVNLSISPDFSENQAGASEFKRVEYNGVLFWQLSLTVILGNAEQSQQARFVLLKKNDALMELMSGFRNTLVNWMLVMGVVIAGLMAFGFVWNARPLQRLDKEIKEIEAGERDKITGLYPVELLTIKSDLNLLLESQKRQKERYRASLSDLAHALKTPLAVIKSSPLAKDADAQEQLDRINAMIEHQLKRAATGASDTWKKQTSVKPVLDSILNAMTKVYHDKHIQFSSECGEEVAFLGDKTDLMEILGNIIDNACKACGSLVDIKVSAPKKRLLIIEVEDDGPGIPEHRRSELLTRGARLDTYEAGHGVGMAIVSDLVKSYHGLMQIGTSQHGGAKFTIEFNHEKNN, encoded by the coding sequence GTGGTAAACAGCTCTCAAATTTCGCTTAAAATAAGACAAGGATTTATCCTTGTCTTTGTGCTTATTATTGCCCTTCCCGCGCTGTTTTTCTCCGTGGGCAGGGCTTATTATTCTTCTTTAGTCGATGCGACTGAAAAAACATTGGAAGCCCACCTCTACTCACTTATCTCTGAAGTCGAATTTGTCTCTAACGGACTCGAAATGCCTCGCAGTATTCTTGCACCTGAGTTAAACAGACTGAATTCTGATACTTATGCTCTGGTCTATCAAGATAACTCCCTCGTTTGGTATTCCGAGTCGGCTGTAAATCTCTCAATTTCACCTGACTTTTCAGAAAACCAAGCTGGAGCATCTGAGTTTAAACGAGTTGAATATAATGGTGTACTGTTTTGGCAACTTAGCCTAACTGTTATTCTCGGAAATGCAGAGCAATCGCAGCAAGCCCGCTTTGTGCTTTTAAAGAAAAATGACGCGCTGATGGAGTTAATGTCAGGGTTTAGAAACACCTTGGTCAACTGGATGCTGGTTATGGGTGTGGTGATAGCAGGATTGATGGCATTTGGGTTTGTATGGAATGCAAGGCCGTTACAGCGATTGGATAAAGAAATTAAAGAGATTGAGGCTGGCGAGCGCGATAAGATCACGGGTCTTTACCCCGTCGAACTCCTAACAATCAAATCCGACTTAAACCTACTATTGGAATCTCAAAAGCGTCAAAAAGAGAGATATAGAGCGTCACTTAGCGACCTTGCGCACGCGTTAAAAACGCCCCTTGCGGTGATTAAATCCAGTCCACTGGCAAAAGATGCAGACGCTCAGGAGCAACTAGACAGAATCAATGCGATGATCGAACATCAATTGAAACGTGCTGCAACGGGTGCATCCGATACATGGAAGAAGCAAACATCAGTAAAACCCGTACTAGACTCAATACTCAACGCCATGACTAAAGTGTATCACGACAAGCACATTCAATTTTCCTCCGAATGTGGTGAGGAGGTTGCATTTCTTGGCGATAAAACGGACTTAATGGAAATTCTTGGTAATATTATAGATAACGCCTGTAAAGCATGTGGTTCCTTGGTCGATATAAAAGTAAGTGCACCTAAAAAGCGCCTACTAATCATAGAAGTAGAAGATGATGGCCCAGGCATTCCAGAGCATCGCCGCTCAGAGCTGCTGACCAGAGGTGCAAGATTAGACACCTATGAAGCTGGCCACGGCGTAGGAATGGCTATCGTATCTGATTTAGTTAAGTCATATCATGGCTTGATGCAAATCGGTACTTCCCAACATGGTGGCGCAAAATTTACGATAGAGTTTAACCATGAAAAGAATAATTAG